A window of Microtus pennsylvanicus isolate mMicPen1 chromosome 16, mMicPen1.hap1, whole genome shotgun sequence genomic DNA:
cccgaATGTGGCAAAATCGGATTTCCAGGTATAGCTTCCTGaggaaccgccacactgatttccatggtagctgtacaagtttgcactcccttCAGCAGTGATTAAGTGCTCCCCTTATCCCACATCCTCAGCAGCATGagctattgttttttattgatcttGCCTGTTGCAAGTAGTATCAGATGAAatatcaaagtagttttaatttgcatctctctgatgactaagtGTTGAAACGTtgaagtgtttctcagtcatttctattttgtcttcatattatttttaagGTGTGGCACTTAACTTTTTGCCTTCAGAGTTAAATCATTATTAGTATAATGTGACTCATGACTTTAATCAGCTATATTTAAACAGGATCTCAGAAGATGATTGCTAAAAGAGAAGTAGAAGTTGTGATACGTTGTAATTTTATCCAGTATAAGATGTAGAGAGGAAGTGGAGTTCTCCTGCGGAACTTGTGTATCTCCTCAAGCCCTTGCCTGACTAAGGTAACTAAGGGTTAGCCTAGAAGGAAGCAGCAGCTTAGCCTGCTCTCGCTGGCCTGCTCATCTTTTGGAAGAATGCTTTCTGTCTTATCTCTCAGATGGTATCCAGATGTAGAAAGGGGCCTAAATGACAATAGCATCAGAATAAATGGGTCTGAGCATTCTGCTGGCCTCTGAGGCAGTAAacaatgactgatgtgggatttccctctgtgtgctgtgattaccattaatgaataagaaactgctttggacctatagaaaggcagaatttagctaggcgggaaaaactaatctgaatgctgggaggaagaagggcggagtgagagagatgccatggagctgccaccagagatagacgtgctgataggcccacaacctcatggtgatatacagattaatagaaatgggatgtAAGAGTtattcaataagaagctagagctaatgggccaagaattgatttaattaatacagtttttgtgtgattattttgggtctgggcagccgggaaccaacaaatAACCTATAAATTGCATCATCaaaacttttctaaaaaaaaaataactggttCCTTCCCAGAACCAGTAGATGTCTGCTGAGCTGGCCTCACTCCAGTGAAGTGTGGCCTACTCATTAAGATGCCATCTTTGGTAGCTCAATATAGGTCCAAATGTAGGTTGGTCATCTTCTGTGCCCATCTCGTGAGAGCCCTACTGTAGCACCTAGGAGTAGACCGAGACCTGAGAAAGCAAACTGCATTGCTAAGGGATTTGAGTATCTAACCCTGAAAGGCCATCTCTTGACTGACTCAGTAGACCCTCACTCGGCATATGATGGAATGCTTCTCCAGGGCCGTAGGATGGGTTACAGTTAACACTGATAACAGTGGATTGCACTAATAGTGAGTGAACaagagccagacacagaaagggagtataaacccaggatagccacTGTCTTTGCAAGGAagctttctattttcttgttttattggtATTGACACCTGTCTGCAATGCCTAACAGTCTATGTGGAATACTTTTGAACTTTGAACTTGGGAATCTCCTGAAATCCACTGGGAGTTTCTGAGCTGCATCTTTTCTGTCCTACAGTTTGGTTAAGATGTCTTTAGTGATCTTTGCTTATTattctattgtctgtgttttattgtgtgtgtttgttacttgtttttcattataaaaagaattagaatagCTCCATGGTTTCTTTGGATTGATTGTTTAGTCTCTATATTAAGAATCAGTTTTTTCTCAACAAGGGGCAAGTACACAGAGTTTAacaaatttgataaaaataacTTGTTctaatttatagaagaaaaatagacTATAAAATATTAGTCTCTCAAAATGATGAGGCAAGTGTATGAGAACGATTTTCACGCTTGTTTCTTATAGATGTTGCCCAACTGGAACAAGAGCAAAGCCTGCGTTAGACGAGTGGTCGTAAGCATTGCCATAAGTTGGTGGCCAGTAGTAATGCCTTTTAAGGCCATTGGAGACCTCTGCGAGGTAGACACGTCCATCCACCACGTATGGCTCCACATCTGTACTGTCTGGCTTTAGCCGGCCACTCTCCATCAAATCTGAATACGCCTAGGATTTATAGAAAACTGTCATTAGTAATATCATTTGTTCGGTTTACAGTGCTTGTGTAAACACGTAATCAATTTAGCTGTGCTATTttgtagatgaaaataaaaattctttgctgggcagtggtggcgcaggcctttaattccagccctcaggaggcagaggcagttcaaggccagcctggtctacagagtgagttccaggacaggcttcaaagctacagagaaaccctgtctcaaaaaaccaaaaaataataaataaaatattcttaataacATTGCTGAATTTCAGTATTGTTCTTGATATAagtaaattgtattatttatacaTAATGAAAGCATAATGTTATAAAACTGATTTCTCAGTTTTACCATATAAGGCATTCTTTCATACGTAAGTCCTTGTGAATCTTAGTTAATTCCCTGTAATGGTAATTTTGTGATCCGTGGTCATATTTTTCATGTACCCTTAAGAGGTGGTGGTAGGCAGAGTGGGGAGCCCcatgtgctggcacatgcctgtatTCTTAGCTctgcagaagctgaggcaggaggatggctgagttcaagcccagctgaTTGCATAGCAAAATCCTGGCTTCCTCAAATAAATCTGATGATTAGTAGGACCTCACACctcagaataaacaaacaaacaataaataaataaacaaccccATATGGAGTTCAGTTCAGATGAGTCCCCCGAAGTCAATATGGAAGTTTAGTTTTAAGAAAAGACAATTCCATAGTATTAGATGTGACCTACAGTAAAAGAATTATTGTAGAGTTTTCTTTGTGTGTCCCTATGGCTTCTTGGTCTTAATTGCAGCATACACTCTTATGAGCTGTTTTGTCAATAAAGTTGCCACTGTAGAAAAGTGGGAGAAATTTTGACATGAAAAGATTTCcaagtttggttttgctttctccaACAGAAATTCATTACTTTTGGCTGCATAGTTTACATAGCTTGTGCTGTGTGGACTCCCAAAGGACACGAGTATTTCTCTGAAGATGATGGGTAGGTTTTTAGGACACTTATTTTTGGCCTTTCCTTCTACAAATCTTACGctattttcctcttctcctttcaaatgagagattttttttttcactatgcTTTCTGTCTCTAAAGGAGCATGATTctcagcagctcatggaactttttCCAAAGCTGACCACATACTCGAACACAACAcgagtctcaacagatacaaaaaaatttgaaataccATCCTGTGTCCTGCCAGACCACTATGAATTACTGCtatatcaacaacaacagaaagtttgcaaattcatggaaactgaataactTGCTACTGAATGAAAAGTAGGTCAAGACAGAAatcaaaaaggaaattaaaaactttttagaattgaatgaaaatagctgggcggtggtggcgcacgcttttaatcccagcactcaggaggcagaggcaggcggatctctgtgagttcaaagccagcctggtctacaagagctagtgccaggacaggctccaaagctacagaaaaaccctgtctccaaaaaaaactaaaaaaaaagaaaaaagaaaaaagaattgaatgaaaatgaaaacacaccatACCCAAATCTATGGAGCACAATGAAGGAGAGGCtgtaagaggcaagttcatagcactaaatgcctacatcaaaaaattggagaaatctcattagtaacttaacagcacacctgaaggctctagaacaaaaagaaaaaaaatagcattcaAAAGGACTAGGTGGCAGGAAATAGACTCagggttgaaatcaataaaagagaaacaaaaaaccaacacaaagaatcaatgagacagaattggttctttaagaaaatcagtaagactGACAAACCCttgttaaattaattaaaaggtggagagaggagatccaaagtaataaaattagagatgaaaagatACTGATCCCAAGGAAATTTAGAAAATCATAAGGACACACTTGAAATATCTGTGCTCCAggaaattggaaaatttaaaagaagcagATAAATTTCTTCATatgtaccatataccaaagttaaatcaagatcagtttaaacagacctatagccCCCAGtaaaatagaagcagtaattaagTCTCCCAGCTGGACctagagagatagatggctcagcaattaagagcactggctgcttttctagatgttctgagttcaattcccagcacacacaaggcagctcacaaccgtctgtaaacTGCAGTCCCACGGTAACCAGCGCCCTCTTCCAGCgtgcatacatgcagataaaacaaccttatacacaaaatacataaaccaatcttttttttttttaaaatgtcccctaacaacaacaccaacaacaaaaaagcccagggcttcAGCACAGACTTTCAAGGAAGAATTAATGCCAATGCTCTGTCTCGCTAATAGAAGGGCCATTGTCTAATCCTTTTCTACAAGGACAcatttaccctgatacctaaaccacacaaagaaccAACAAAGAGCACAAAGTCCACCCACCACGATCAAGTAGGTGCCATTCCAGAAACACAGGGATGGTTTGGCATAGGTAAGTAGTGTGAAGGACTTGGGGTTCACATGCAGAACACTAAGCGCCACACAGCTTCTACAGTGTCCTGTTCCTGTGTTGACACAGGTGGAACGTTGCTACATCAAATCAGGTATAATTTCTGTTCTCATTTGGAGGAACTAGAAACTGTGACTCAGTGATCCTTAATACCTGTACAGAGCATCTGCTATCTTTCCGAGCAGCGACTTTGTTAGGGTTTAAGTTAAAAATTGCCCAaaggtcccagcactcgggaggcagaggcaggcggatcttgtgagttcgagaccagcctggtctacaagagctagttccaggacaggcaccaaaaccacagagtaaccctgtctcgaaaaaaccaaaaaaaaaaaaaaaaatgcccaaagaaTACTGTGACACCATTCTTTGCATCCACATATAAAAGGAACTTAGAGGTATTGGAGAGCCCAACAAAAGTCGGAATTGAAAACACTTACCACACATGTAGCCTCATCGAATTTATTCCCCCAAATGTAGATATGAGATAATACGAAGTTTGTTTTCATCGACTGTGAAAGTGCAACGAGCCCTTCGCCTTCTATCTTGTTGCTCACTACGGACAGTctgtagaaagaaaataatcatggAATTCTGAAATCCCACAAACAATCTTAAGTCAGCATCAGCACTTCTTAAATCCATCTTATTAACAGGTTTTAATGTGGTCATCCAAATATTGGCTGTTTAGGTCCTTTAATCCAGGGAACCCATAACCCATTTTCTAATAAATGTGTCATGGACCCATGAATGGTTCCAACATTTTGAAATTAGCCTGAGCCCCCCCCATTAAGCTTTATTTATGCATTTGGGTGCTTTGTATGTATGgctgtacaccagaagagggtaccagatctcacagatggttgtgagtcaccctgttgctgggaactgaactcaggaccttaactcagtgctcttaagcactaagtcatctcttcaacccctATTTGGTAAATGTTTGACTACATTAATACATTACATATGTAAGTAGTGTGTTAAATACTTATGAATTTCTTGTTAGAATTCAGGATTAATAAGAgttttcggggctggagagatggcttagctcgGAGCATCTGCAGCTTGTGAAAGGACCAAGGCTTTGTTCCCAGCATCTGCCTTGGGCAGTTCGCAGCAGgtttaactccaggtccagggctgTGATTCCCTCTTGGGCCTCTATGTACACATTCGGTGCATGTGAgaacacatatgcataaataaaaggagaaataaaatttttttctcatgagTTTGAATACACAATTACCCTATTAGATTcacccaatttttaaaatatactacttagaatttttacttattttgattAAATATAAAAGCCATACTAACGCTTTAAGACTCCTGTTGTGGGAAGTTAGAGTTTCACTGAGGTACTTTGCACCTGCGTTTTCTATTCTGTTAAAAGAAAGATCTATTACTTCCAGGGTAGTATTGCTTTTCAGTACCTCGGCCAAATACACCATTCCATCGCGAGTTATTTTATTGCTGGGGAAGGAAGCATAtttagcaatattttaaaaacacaaaagagtaTTCTTATATTCATAAAATACTTGAGACCATATAGtaagctttttattttctgtttgctgaactttgaaaaataaaaattccccatgaggggccagagaaatggctcaaaggttaagagcactgactgctcattcagaggtcctgagttcaattccctgaaaCCATATGGTGGTTTACAATCAtcttgtaatgagatctggcgccctcttctggcaggcagccatgcacacaggcagaccactgtatctataataaataaataaatgaatctttaaaagaatTAACCAtcccaacattttaaaaaatctccatGAAATAATGCTCCCACCTGTCTAGCAATCAAGTTATCACAGATGTATTACAGTATAAGCTAACCTAATACAGCCTACAATAAAAGTTGACCAACAGTTATGATTGATAGTCACTGAAAACAGTGTCTAACATGGATGAACATTTGTGGAGAGTATCCCCAAGACTGAATCTTTGCATTATCATGTAAATTAACGCTCACCAGCTGACATCCAGGTAGCGCAGGCTGCTGTTCAGAGTCAGTGCACTGCACAGCTGCTGCAGGCCAAAATTTTTCATGTCATGTTTACACATGTGCAGCTCAACAAGGACGTGATTTTCTTTCAACATGTGGCCCATGTGAACTGTAGACTCTTCCTAAAAATAGGTAAGATCTTTTCTGAGTTTGAAATATTACTTTTCCATTTCAAGCGCGTATATATTCTTGAAGTTAggtagaattttgttttgttctgtttcttggtACAGGGTGTCGTTTTATAGCTAGACTGGtggttacaggtgtatgccaccacgtCTGGCCTTAAATTAGCttgttaaaaatattacattaaaggCAAAactaggccgggtggtggtggcgcacgcctctaatcccagcactcaggaggcagaggcaggcagatctctgtaagttcaaggtcagcctggtctacaaagtgaattctaggacaggtagggctacacagagaaaccctgtctccaaaagccaaaaccaaaccagcagcaaaaacacaaagaaaaaaaataggaagattGAGCAGTGGTGGTCacacctttagtaccagcacttgggaggcagaggaaggctgatctctatgagttcaaggccagcatggtctacagagtgagttccagaatagccagggctacatggagaaaccctgtctcaaaaaaaacaaaacaaaacaaaaattctattAAGACTCTTAGTTTagggctagagatatggctcactGGGTAATAAGGGCCTGAGTTGAGATTCCCAGTATTCATATAGAAGCCAGGGATGACCATATGTTTTCCTGAGACCTCATTGTTGGCTGGTAAAGACAGGCGGATCATGGGAGCTCATGTCCAAACAGTGAGCTttgttcagtgagaggccctgtctgaAGGCAATAATGCAGACAGTAAATTAAGAAGACCTCTGGCATTCTCCTCGGACATCTTCACACaccctcacaggcacacacaatcacataccacagacacatacaatcacataccacagacatacacaatcacataccacagacatacacaatcacacaatcacacaccacagacacacacaatcacataccacagacacatacaatcacataccacagacatacacaatcacataccacagacacacacaatcacacacaatcacacaccacagacacacacaatcacataccacagacacacaatcacatgccacagacacacacaatcacataccacagacacaatcacacatcacagacacacacaatcacatgccacagacacacacaatcacataccacagacatacacaatcacataccacagacacacacaatcacacacaatcacacaccacagacacacacaatcacataccacagacacacacaatcacataccacagacacacaatcacatgccacagacacacacaatcacataccacagacacacacaatcacacatcacagacacacacaatcacataccacagacacacacacaaaaaacactgCCATATTTGCACttgacacctttttttttaaaaaaataaaaccatctaCTGTCTCAGAtcatcttgtgtgtgtttgtgtgtgtatttgtgtgtgtacttatgtgtgcttgtgtgtttgtgtgtgtttatgtgtgcttatgtgtgtttgtgtgtgcttatgtgtatgtgtttgtgtgtatgtgtgtactcgtgtgtgtatgtttgtgtgtgtatttgtgtgtgtgtgtgcctaaggGGAGCACAAGGGAGTGGACCAGGTCTCATGgcatagcctgggctggcctgggaACTCATCATCCTACCTCGACCTCCCAAGAGTACTGGGATTGTGACGTGTACCACCATGTGTAGGTTCCAAATGAAATGTGTACCTTCTTAGATGAGTAGCAGGAACTTGTAAAAAGTAGTAACTAAGTGACGGAAAAAGAGGATGGGTAATTTGGTTTACAGTGACAATAATAGTTATTTTTAGAGGAAACCAACAAAGCAATTTGTATATCTTATTTGTGTAAACCTTCCCCTATTCCCGTAGTATTTCCCTGGCTTTGTCACCGATCATCATCTTGGTGGCTTAAGACCCAGATATTTCTCAGTCTTACTCTGTTTTGAGACCCTCAGCTCTGCTTTGTCTGCCTGCCTTCCATCCTTTCATAGTGATTTAAAGTTATGGAATAGGTCTGTTCAGTTCTAAAGTTTACAGTCTAGATGTCACTAGGCGAAgggcatgcatgcgcacacatattTCCTCCTCAGGGATGATCAACACCAggtaattttaagtttttatccAAAGCAATTTTGTTAAGAAGTCCCTGTAACATACTTTGTGAACAAGTCACAGTATTttcctcatctttttaaaaaactgtttagacttatttgtgtgtgtgcatgctttgcCACTTCTGTCTGCCCACCATGAGTGTGTCTGGTGCTTGCAGGAGCCAAACATGAAAAGCAGCACTTTAAAACATGCTAAATCCTCAGTGACAGAAAGGAGGAACAATGGTATAGGTGATTTTAAATTACGGGTGATACTTTGAAAGTTCAAGGTTTATTTGAACAGTGGCCTGTAAGTGCATTGTTTGAACCAGATAAAATGCTCCGGgcctttcttttgtcttctgttgAGACCTCTAAAAGAATGGGTTCTTActggttttgtttcgttttgtttttattgagctatatattttcccccattccctttccttctactccccttctaccctcttccaaggtccccatgctcccaatttactcaggaaatcttgtctttttctacttcccatgtagcctaggtccatgtgtgtctctcttagagtcctcgttgttgtctaggttctctgggattgtgaattgtaggctagttttctttgctttaagggTTCTTATTCtttatgaatttttctttctttctttttttttgttttgtttttttttgttttgtttttcaagacaggatttctctgtagctttggttcctgtcctggaactagctcttgtagaccaggctggcctcgaactcccagagatccgcctgcctctgcctcccaagtgctgggattaaaggtgtgcgccaccaccgcccggctgaatttttcattttatcagagggggtgagcatgtgtgtgcatgcgcatgtcacagtgtgcatgtggaggtcagaggacagcagacaggagtcagttcttctaCCCTGACCTTcaactcaggtcgtcaggtttGGCAGGAACATTTTAGTCCCTGAAACGTCTTGCCAATCCAAGTTCTTATTTCCTTAAGGAGAAGAATCCCACCCaaaagccagccacattgtcaTCTTCCTCCAACAAGAGTCTTAATCTATAGATCAAGTTCAGATTTGCCAACTATACATGCACTTGCGTTGTTTCAAGATGTAATGGCTGAACCATACCAATACAGCAAATGATAAAACAGTGGAGACTGGGCTTCCCACCTGGCTTCAAGAATACATACTCTCTTTCACCTAACTGTCGTACACAGGTTTACACAGAACCTAAGTTTCACAAGCTTGCTGCGTTAAGTACCAGCAGCTAAATACTTGCAAGTCACCAAGAAGTGGCGTAATTTTCCTTTAATACCTTTACAAGTATTAAAGTTCTAAGAATGCAGTGTATTCATGCACCATAAACCCCAGCTGGACCTTAGTCCGGTGCACAGTATCGTCACTTTGAATACTGACCTGTTCTCCATACAGTATAGGTCGGTTCAGGTTTATCGCCTTGATCACTTTGTTCTGAGTCAGCACTGTGGCAAATGCTATCACACTTTGCAGTCCCTACAAACAGGCAAATCGATCGAGAAAGTTGACAGTGTATCAATCTCCCTGTATTACAATCACAAGATAACGATCTGAGTTCTGATTAAATTGTTTGTACAAAAGTTAAAACATCCCTTCTCGGAACTGAGTTGTTGCCGTATTCCTCCACCCCACCCGAAAGTCTGCCGCGTGCGTAGGGGAGTTCCTAACATTTCAGTGCCCGTTTCCTAGGCGTGACCCTGGGCTTGCTCCTAAGTCCTTTAGGCTCCTCACAAATGAAGAGATAGACCCGTGGACCGCAGCTAAGTCTCATATGTGTACATCCTgtgcaagcatttttttttacattcttacAGGTACATTATGTGAGTGCAACTGGGCAGGtcattaaaacacatttatttatttgtttattatgtatataatgttctgtctgtgtgtatgcctgaaggccagaagagggcaccagaccccattacatatggctgtgagccatcatgtggttgctgggaattgaactcaggacctttggaagagcaggcaatgctcttaaccgctgagccatctctccagccccattaaaaCACTTTTTATAGCTCCTGCAGGTCTCTCCAACTCTCTCACTGGAGGGCCTGCCCTCTCTCACCTTTGTGATggacaaccacacacacacacacacacacacacacagcctgtggTGCTGGTAAATAGCTTTCTCTCACCACCTCTCATCCAGCTGGTCAATAGTCTGAACACCTGCCTCCAAAAGAAGCCTCCGATCAGCTCATCTCTGAATATCTGCTCCACCTGCCCAAGCACCCCTTGCTGCAAACACGGACGGCTGCAGCAGCTCTCCCAGTGGCCCACCGGCTTCTCTTTGCTGCCCTCCACTTTCCTCAGAGAAACTGTCAGATTATGTCCCTCAGCTTCAAGCCTGCCCATGATTCGCATTTATATCAACGTCCCATTCTCTGTCCCCACAACCTTGCCATGAACTTCTGCTCTTGAGGGCACTCCTAACTCTGCTCACCCACCCACCT
This region includes:
- the Lrrc34 gene encoding leucine-rich repeat-containing protein 34, with the translated sequence MANLQEQYHHFCSENLRKPNPFVLDILQKLDEEIKKGPEEGITLNIAGNNRLVPTQRMTGEDFWLLSKVLGNLTCITGLDVKYNLIGNVGAYYAAKLLQKQPSITYLNLMFNDIGPEGGELIAKALHKNKTLKYLRMTGNKIANTGGMFFAAMLQINLSLEKLDLGDCDLGLQSVIAFATVLTQNKVIKAINLNRPILYGEQEESTVHMGHMLKENHVLVELHMCKHDMKNFGLQQLCSALTLNSSLRYLDVSCNKITRDGMVYLAEVLKSNTTLEVIDLSFNRIENAGAKYLSETLTSHNRSLKALSVVSNKIEGEGLVALSQSMKTNFVLSHIYIWGNKFDEATCVAYSDLMESGRLKPDSTDVEPYVVDGRVYLAEVSNGLKRHYYWPPTYGNAYDHSSNAGFALVPVGQHL